One Branchiostoma floridae strain S238N-H82 chromosome 15, Bfl_VNyyK, whole genome shotgun sequence DNA window includes the following coding sequences:
- the LOC118431291 gene encoding cytochrome b-c1 complex subunit 6, mitochondrial-like isoform X2: protein MVVEKLAIADEFEDDPPEEEEEEEEDEEDLEDPMDTIKEECQNSHHCSQYKSRFMECEDRVSSGNGEPDEHCTEELLDFLHCADHCLAETLWKTIV from the exons ATGGTGGTGGAAAAACTTGCAATCGCTGACGAGTTCGAAGAT GATCCtccagaggaggaggaggaggaagaagaagatgaggaagacCTGGAG GACCCGATGGACACCATCAAAGAGGAGTGCCAGAACAGCCACCACTGCTCGCAGTACAAGTCCAGGTTTATGGAGTGTGAGGACCGGGTCAGCAGCGGGAACGGCGAGCCCGACGAACACTGCACGGAGGAACTGCTCGACTTTCTACACTGCGCCGATCACTGT CTTGCGGAGACCCTATGGAAGACCATTGTATAG
- the LOC118431291 gene encoding cytochrome b-c1 complex subunit 6, mitochondrial-like isoform X1, whose protein sequence is MVVEKLAIADEFEDDPPEEEEEEEEDEEDLEDPMDTIKEECQNSHHCSQYKSRFMECEDRVSSGNGEPDEHCTEELLDFLHCADHCLVGKLWPTMK, encoded by the exons ATGGTGGTGGAAAAACTTGCAATCGCTGACGAGTTCGAAGAT GATCCtccagaggaggaggaggaggaagaagaagatgaggaagacCTGGAG GACCCGATGGACACCATCAAAGAGGAGTGCCAGAACAGCCACCACTGCTCGCAGTACAAGTCCAGGTTTATGGAGTGTGAGGACCGGGTCAGCAGCGGGAACGGCGAGCCCGACGAACACTGCACGGAGGAACTGCTCGACTTTCTACACTGCGCCGATCACTGT CTAGTGGGCAAGTTGTGGCCGACCATGAAATAA